The following is a genomic window from Mustela erminea isolate mMusErm1 chromosome 14, mMusErm1.Pri, whole genome shotgun sequence.
GGCAGGTGTATGTTTGATAGAGTCAGTGAGGCAAGGGAGTCTAGAGAAATAATGTGAGCTTGTAAAATAGTGTCAGAACTAAGCccaaagtgaagaaataaatagaaaagtccGTTGGGTTTCATATGGTGTGGCTAGAGGACCTTTAATCATAGAGAAAATTGGTGTTTCTCCAAATTTAATGTATATAAGCTTCAGAGGTATGGGGATGTGGGGGGATGTcatgcttgtttaaaaaaaaaaaatcagattcctaGGTCTTTCTTTGATCTATTGAAAGCCCAAAAGGTATTGCCCATTGAGCTGTTTCTTATCTATCCAAATGATTTTCGTAGGCAGATATTGAGAACATTCTGAGGACATGCTCAAAGTTGTCAAGATTGTTTGCCAAGGACAAGAAATCTGCAGGAGCTAGAACTCTGTACATATATACTCAGTGTACTTATGTCTTAGTGTGGCCATAATTCTCTGGAATTATCATTATTTAGCAACCCAGTTCATGAATGAAAGTTGCTTCATTATGAAGCAAGAAGGCACTATCTCTTGCTCACTGATGAATGGCTTTGGTGAGCATCTCCAATAGGTTTTGAACTAAGAGGAGCTATCATCTTGCAGGTACAAAATGAAGCCAAGACACCCTTGAAGAAGTTCTTATTGAACTTGGCTATTTCCTCTAAATTCAGTGAAGTGAAAAAGGGGATCATCAGGCGTGACAGTTTATGGGACAAGTTAATCTTTGCAAAGATCCAGGTAGGTTGGCGGGGTCTTGGACAGAGCCAGGCAAATATCTGGGCTTTCTGCTAGCTTATCATACTTGGACAACTTTGTCATTAAAGGAAAttggtcaaaaagaaaaaaaaaattgttaagttcTAACATATACTCTTTTTCTCTTAGGTGATCTTTTGACATTATATGTAATTCAAAGGGCCTAAGAATATAAATTATCTgaggaaatatttagaaactgCAGGTTGAGTCTCAGCTATGGGTGATAGGGACAAGGGCAGCGAACATGTTAAGTGCTCTTCCTCAAGGCCCgccctgttctaagtgctttgtaAATTACCTAGTTTAATTCTGATACTGGGTTGATGCTCTACCCATTTAGCAATGGAGGAAATTGAAGCCAGGGAATAGGTttcagagcctttttttttttttttttttactcaacagGCCAACCTGGGCGGGCGGGTTAATTTCATGGTCACTGGAGCTGCCCCCATCTCTTCTCCAGTCTTGACGTTCCTCCGGGCGGCGCTGGGATGTCCGGTAAGACAAGCACCTCCTTTGAAGATAGCTTATTTCACTTTTGCACAAATAGAGctcactctttaaaaaatgaaaacgtgACTGAAAAACACCATGGAGAATGTTACCCCCCAAAAatctcaaaatcagtaaaaataatcCTCCTCTTTATGCATCTCTGTATAGAAACGTTTATATAAACTGGCATCAGTTCTAAAATACTTATTAAACTATGTCCCATCCACATTGGTCCGGGTCAAATAAAGATCTacatcattttaattgttttgagaTAGTTTATTGGGTATACCTGAGTGACTCATCtcctactgatggacacttaagcCACTATTTTTTTCACTATTAATAATCAGTGAGATGATAAGGATACTGTCTACCAAAATAGTCACAATATATGGGTTTGCTTTGTATGTTAATGTAGATTATCACACTTCCCTCCAGAAaggtcttgtctttttttatacATTCCTGCAAATAATGCACGAGAACTTATTTCCCTACATTCTTGCCAGTGTCAGGCTTTCTCAGTTATTTAAATCTGAACCAACTAGATGCATGAAAAATCTCagtgcatttttgtttcttttattaacacCGAACACCTTTTTATCACTTATTGGCACTTGTATTTCTTCCATGAGTTACTCTATTACTTTCTTACAGCAAAATTGCTATATACCAGTTTCAAATGTTTATGTCATCAAACTGATTAAACTTTTTTacttgtggttttgaattgcttAGACAGGACTCTCTGACTCCAGTATTCCACAAGACTGCTGTCCTTCATATTTTCGGATACTcaaatggttttacttttttctaattaAGTCTCTATTTCATCTCGAATTGCGTACAAGTGCTTGGGCGTGGacattctctttttccccctagaTAGCTAACTAGTTCATCCATTCGACCAACATGCACAGCATAAGAAAAACAGGTCCTTGTCCACACCATATCCCCTTGGGTAGGACCCCCATCAAAAAAGATTCTGAATTGATGCCAAGGCCAGAGGTCTTCTATGCTTTCAAATTACCATCCTCTTGGCCGTTTTTAATACTTTCATTTCCCTCGGCCCCTAAAACCCATGGATCGGTAGGTCCTGTTGCCATCAGAAATACCCCTTCTCCATCACTACAGAGTCTGCCTAGCACGGCCCCACCCACACTGCAGTAACTGGGGCCCTGGTTTGCCCCACCAGCCTCTCTCCGGTCAAGGTTATCCTCTATACCAGGGTTTGGCAAACTGCAGCACAGGCCAAATGTGACCCGTTGCCTCTTTTCAGAAGCGAAATTTTGGTGGAACAGAGCCATGCCCTTTCATTTACATGATGTCTACAGCTGCTTTTGTTCTCCATTGGCAAATTAGTCCAGACAGAGCCCAGAGGCTCACagcactgaaaatatttactctctggtccTGTAGAGAAAAAGCTTGCCAGTCACTGTTCTGTATCACAGCTGGAgctatttctttcaaaaagcaaCAACATAACACACCAATaagcaaaaccccaaacaacTGAAACACTGCTGTCTGTTTTCAATTCCTTCAGAAGGGCTCCACTGCTCAGGCTCAAGAGCCATTGTCCCCGGGTGTCACTTCACTTCATAACTCACATTTTCCTGTCAACTTGAAATTCTACCTCTCCTGAAATACAGTAGAAGTATTAATATCTTGGTCTATTTCTGGAGCCTTTTGGTTTTTGGGTGCATCCCCACTAACAATTTCGGAGCTGAGGCGTGGTATTAGGTATTAATACCTGAGGGTATTAGGACACCAAACATCTTCCAATCCTGAGAGAACTTGCTTTCCTCCTGTCTTACTGTAGGGCATTGCCATTTCATGCTTTGTCTTAAGTCTCAGACCCTTCTTTTGTTTCCCAGGTGTTTGAAGCATATGGTCAAACAGAATGCACAGCTGGCTGTACATTTACATCACCAGGTGACTGGACTTCAGGTAGGTTCTCCGCCTACTGGGTGGGAGATGCGGTGGCTGGGAAAAAGGTTCCACCTGAACTAGGGCTTAGGTTAGAGAACCTGTGCTCTGGCCAAATGTGGCACTCGGCAAACTCAAGTTTCAGTCCAGAGGTTTCTATCTTGGCTATCCAGCATGGGCAccaggtaactttttttttttaataaattaattaattttcagaaaaacaatattcattattttttcaccacatgcagtgctccatgcaatccgtgccctccataatacccaccacccagtaccccaacatcccacctccccccctgccacttcaaacccctcagattgttttttggagtccatagtctttcatggttcacctccccttccaatttcccccaactcccttctcctctctaacaccccttgtcctccatgctatttgttatgctccacaaataagtgagaccatatgataattgactctctctgcttgacttgtttcactcagcataatctcttccagtcccgtccatgttgctacaaaagttgggtattcatcctttctgatggaggcataatactccatagtgtatatggaccacatcttccttatccattcgtccgttgaagggcatcttggttctttccatagtttggcgactgtggccattgctgctatgaacattggggtacagatggcccttcttttcactacatctgtatctttggggtaaatacccaggagtgcaattgcagggtcatagggaagttctatttttaatttcttgaggaatctccacactgttctccaaagaggctgcaccaacttgcattcccaccaacagtataagagggttcccctttctccacattctctccaacacatgttgtttcctgttttgttaatttttgccattctaactggtgtaaggtgatatctcaatgtggttttaatttgaatctccctgagggctagtgatgatgaacatttttttatgtgtctgatagccatttgtatgtcttaattggagaagtgtctgttcatatcttctgcccattttttgatatgtttgcctgtttcatgtgtgttgagtttgaggagttcattatagatcctggatatcaaccttttgtctgtactgtcatttgcaaatatcttctcccattccgtgggttgcctctttgttttcttgactgtatcctttactgtgcagaagcttttgattttgatgaagtcccaaaagtttattttcgcttttgtttcctttgcctttggagacatatcttgaaagaagttgctgtggctgatatcgaagacattactgcctatgtaatctcttcgatatcaggcACCAGGTAACTTTTCAGCCTTTCTCTTTCAGAGTCAATCCATTTAGAAATGTGCCCAGAACTATCACCGGTTCATGGCTTCCCAGCTGAATTAATGTGGTGTGTTTTAGGGCATGTTGGAGTCCCCCTGCCTTGCAATCACGTGAAGCTGCAAGATGTACCTGACATGAACTACTTTTCAGTGAACAACGAAGGAGAGGTGGGTAGGTTGTGCTCTGCAGTCATGCCCAGACAATCAGAGTAGAGACATTTATGTCAGAAAGAGCACACAACTATGAGCAGACGTGGGTTTGACTCGAGATCTTTAACAAGGAACTGAACATCTGTGCGCCTCACTTTGCTAGTGCCTACAACAGGGACTAAAATCGGGTGGTGTTCCCACTGTAGTGGGAATCATCCAATGGCTTAAGGTGGGAGCAGGTGTTTGGTCAGTGCCTCTGCTGGGAGTCCCAACTTTTGCCACTGGTTCCACCCTGTGCTGTCTTCTGGGCAGATCTGCATCAAGGGCAGCAATGTGTTCAAAGGATACCTGAAGGATCCTGAGAAAACCAAGGAAGCCCTGGATGAGGATGGCTGGCTTCACACAGGAGACATTGGCCGTTGGCTACCGGTGGGTGCATCTTCAGAATTTCTGGAAGCCTCTGTTGTCGGGGAATGAAGAGAACTATCTGTTTATAATATGCAGAGATGCGAGTAGATTCGTCAGCGGAGGCAGCTGGAAGGATTAGGTCTGTGTCCTGCCTGACTTGTGGCATCCTCAGACTATAAAGCGGAGAACAATACCACTGAAGAACCTGGGTGGGGGATCTGTGTTCTAGTCCCAGCTATTCCATGGACCAAGAATGTAATTTCAAGTACGCCCCAACACTAGAGTGACAGAGCCCCGTGCCTTATCAGTCATTTCCAGATAATGTCCATTAGGCTGAACTGAAAGCTAATTCCTGGAGTCAGCCTTCTTTATGGTTCAATGGTTGGTTCAGTCTGTTGTCCTACTTAGGGTGTGATCACGTGGATTGTATTTGCTACTTGTCCCAATTCTACAGTACAAATTCCTAAGAACCTAAGCTCCTCAGACCAATTGGCTCAGAAAAATGAAGCTGCAAATGACCTCTGGTGGCTGGTCAGAGCCTTCCCCGGCCCTCCTTCAGTCCTACCGAGCACAGTCATTGATGGGCTTCGTTAGCATTAGGGCAGTGAAGCTCTTTCAGCCTGCTCAGGGTCTAACAGGAGCCATACACGAAAGGGAGTCAAGGACCAGGAGATCCAACTAATCCAGAAATCTTAGTAAATATAACTCCTTCCCTATTCCCGAGAGTATTGGAAATGGAATAATTGGAAATTAAGTTATTGGAAATTCAGGGCTGTGAAGTTTCTTCATTAGATGAGGCAACCACTTACACAGCTTCAGCAGGTCCTGGAGATGCTTTCTGAGGCTCTTCACAGAGGACAAAACAGTATAGACAGGTTCTTGCTGgaagcctctcccttccctttccccaaagccaacaaggaaaaatgaaaagtttgctCAAAAGTCTCTAGAGAGATCAcgtttacagaaagaaaatacctGTGACTTTGCCGCTCTATCCACTGACATCCCCCAGAGGGCTCAAACACTGATGCTGTTCTCTTCCCTATAGAATGGAACTCTCAAGATCATTGACCGTAAAAAGAACATCTTCAAGCTGGCCCAAGGAGAATACATTGCTCCCGAGAAGATAGAAAATATCTACATCAGGAGTAGACCAGTGTTGCAAATTTTTGTGCATGGGGATAGCTTACGGGTAATACGCTGTTTTAACGATAGCCATTTTCAGATACGGGCCGTGCTGGCTCCAATAGCTACAGGAAATCTGGATAGTTGGGTTTCAGATGAGATTTGTTCTTGTAATACCAAATAAGTGAAGTCATACTCCAACCCTCAAGgcaatatatatgtaaaaaaaaaaaaaaatcatttaagtgTGAGGGAGTCTATGAACAAGTCAATAGAATTGTTCTAATGGTTACTCTAAAGAGTAGCCATTCAGTAACAAAGGGCCCCATGTCATACTTAGTTCCCACTACAGTGGGAGTTCCTGTGGCACAAGGAACTATTTTATACATACTGTGCTTAACCTTAACTtttggggagtgggtggggattGGCAAAAGACAGGCCATAGATGCTTTAGGCTTGATgttgaatacaattttttttttgcataatcaaatttgaataaaacatttttttttaaagattttatttctttgacagacagagatcacaggtaggcagagaggtaggcagagcgaggaggaagcaggctccctgctgagcagagcccgatgcagggctcgatcccaggaccctgggaccatgacctgagctgaaggcagagcctttaatccactgagccacccaggcgcccccgaataaaacatttttgtaaaaagatACTGAGTAGGAAAATGGGATCAGAATTCCATGAGGGTTTGAAATACACGGTGAGAGGAGCGTGTAGTATAGTAATGTTGAAATGAGATCTTGGGGAAGTACCTATTATCAAGCTAGAATCCTGTCTTCATCCAGTGCGGGAACCCCTATCCTACCTCTCATGTGGCCTTGTTTCCTTTCTACAGTCGTCCTTAGTGGGAGTGGTGATTCCTGACCCAGAAGTGCTGCCCTCATTTGTGGCCAAACTTGGGGTTAAAGGCTCCCTTGAAGAACTGTGCCAAAACCAAGTAAGTCTCCCTTAGGAAAGCTCGATGCACCCCCTGGGGCCCATGGTGGCAGAGCACAGGCCGCTCCAACTCAGGCACCAATGATGCCTTCCTTTTTGGAAGAAGAGACTCTTCCTGTGCTTGGGATAGGTGGATGTAGCTGAAACAGATTGATGGGTTTTATTAGATTGGAGGATAGGATGGgataagaagttaaaaacaaacaaacaaaaccccccttCTATTCTTTTTATAGTATGTTCATTATGGGGGGAAAATTGGAGAATAAAGAATCAAAAAATACCATCCAGAGGAAATCCCTGGTAACATTTAGATTTGCCTTTCCTTCTCATTAGCTTCTTGAACAATAGTAATAAGCATGAAATGTGCTTGTACATACATAAACCTATATATATCCTTCTATCCTGATGAGCTTTTGTAGGTATTTTGAGTTGGTTCACATTTAGCCTTTCATTTGGTCTCTTTTTCAAACCAGCCATGCTTTAAGCTGTGTTTTATGTTCTTAGGTTGTAAAGGAAGCCATTTTAGAAGACTTGCAGAAAATTGGGAGAGATGGTGGCCTTAAATCCTTTGAACAGGTATGTACTGCTGATATAATCCTGGTCTCTTACGTCATAGTAGAAAGTTCTAATGTTTAGATTTATAGAGGTTTCAATGTAACTTCCAAGGGATGGATTTGAAGTTTTGTACCATTAGCCCACTAAGAACGAATGGCAGTGACCTTTTATAGTTACTTGTACAATCCTTATTTGCCGTTTATTATCCATTTCCCCTTCTCAGTTCTTTCCCAAATTATCAGTTTGTGGGAATGGGCCTGTGTTACTGTTCTCTTTACCCTCCCACTGCATCAACCCCTCTTTTCTCAAGTTCTTTACATAGCACGCAGGGGGCTCTGCAGAAAAGTCTGAATCactaataaatgtgtgtgtgtgtgtgtgtcttctcttcTAGGTCAAAACTGTCTTTCTACATCCAGAGCCATTTTCCATTGAAAATGGACTCTTAACACCAACACTGAAAGCAAAGCGGGCAGAGCTTTCCAAGTACTTTCGAAACCAAATCGACAGCCTGTATGAGAACATCCAGGAATAGATTAAGGTACTTAGAGCTGGAGGGGGCTCAGAGGTAGCCTGCCTTGTAGAATATGGATTAAAAACTAATCCtatgttcattttctgtctttcctcttgTCTGTTATTTTTGCCTATTAAATTAACAAAAACCATAGTTGACCgctttctaaaaatattgaattataatGTAACAGCTTAGCCCTGAACTAAATACATTTTGTCTTTCCCCTCTTAAATATTGCTGACACTTGGggttttggtctttattttttttttaaagattttatttattttatttgacagagagggatatcacaagtaggcagagaggcaggcagagacagagggggaagcaggctccctgccgagcagagggcccgatgcggggctcgatgcggggctcgatcgcaggacactgagatcatgacctgagccgagggcagcggcttaatccactgagccacccaggcgccccggggttTTGGTCTTTTATCAACATGCCTTTCTTCAGGGTCCACTTGTTATTCTGTCCCTTCTTTACAACCTCTAAGCTTTGTAAATGACCACCAGTTCAAGAGCCCAAGTGActtcttccttcttgttttacAGTAAACCCACCTTGCTGACAGTCCCAGGACTTAGGCCTTCCAATGTTCAAATTAAGAGATCATTAAGTTTTAAGAAcctgtttaggggtgcctgggtggctcagtcattaagtggctgccttcggctcaggttgtgattctgggcttttgggattgagcccgacatcgggctcactgctcagcggaaagcctgctccttcctccccccgctgcttgtgtttcctctctcgccgtctctctcttgcaaataaataatttcaaaaataaaaagctgtttaaaatttataatttaaactaTTCCTCAAAACCACTGAAATTTGAAATATCACTAATATCAGTCACACCTTTGGGACTAATTTCTTCTATGTGCTTCTGTGTACGCTAATGTCTGTCTACAGAAGGAAAGTTTGATCATACTGAACATTTCCTAAACTCCCTAGTTTCTGACttgggagaattaaaaaaatggggcCTAGAACATGTCCAAAATTCACAAAATGTTATCTACAGTAGTAACTGATGACTAAATCTTTCCCTTACAGTTTGCTGCTGAACCGGAAGCTATGGGGGAAGGAGTTTAAACTCATGTCAAGTGCACTTTTCAAGTAAATGAACCGGGCACTTTGTTCCTGAACTAGGAACAAAGACCTATGGGCAGGCATGGACCCTCCACAACAGGCTTATCTTCTGGGAAGAACCTGACTGATCTTTTCTCCACTGGACTCCAGTTCCTGTTATACCTTACCCTCAGACAACACATTGCTTCCACttgtaaagtctttaaaataaactacTGCAAACATGTACACTGTGGTGTGTGTTTCCTCACGGACCATGATAAGAATCACAATCAAGGACCACTTATCAAGCAAGCTAGGGGCTCTCAAACTGGGCTGTAAACTAGAATTACCTGAGGGGTTTAAAGAGATCCTAATAATGACTGAGTGTCACCCTAGGGATTCTGACTGAAATGATCTGGACTATGGCCTGggcattgggatttttaaaagatccctAGGTGATTCTAATCTGCAACCTAGATCGGTGGCTACTAAAGGCAATACTGAGAGGACCAGGCC
Proteins encoded in this region:
- the ACSL5 gene encoding long-chain-fatty-acid--CoA ligase 5 isoform X2 translates to MHPSHRGGARKAASQKSNEPLSYYYSDVKTMYEVFQRGLAVSDNGPCLGYRKPNQPYRWLSYKQVSDRAEYLGSCLLHKGHKPSQDQFIGIFAQNRPEWIISELACYTYSMVAVPLYDTLGAEAIVYIVNRADITTVICDTPQKASMLIENVEKGLTPGLKVIILMDPFEDDMKQRAEKSGIELLSLFDAENLGKENFRKPVPPKPEDLSIICFTSGTTGDPKGAMLTHQNIVSNVSSFLKCMEHVFKPTPDDVTISYLPLAHMFERVVQAVVYSSGARVGFFQGDIRLLPDDMKTLKPTVFPVVPRLLNRIYDKVQNEAKTPLKKFLLNLAISSKFSEVKKGIIRRDSLWDKLIFAKIQANLGGRVNFMVTGAAPISSPVLTFLRAALGCPVFEAYGQTECTAGCTFTSPGDWTSGHVGVPLPCNHVKLQDVPDMNYFSVNNEGEICIKGSNVFKGYLKDPEKTKEALDEDGWLHTGDIGRWLPNGTLKIIDRKKNIFKLAQGEYIAPEKIENIYIRSRPVLQIFVHGDSLRSSLVGVVIPDPEVLPSFVAKLGVKGSLEELCQNQVVKEAILEDLQKIGRDGGLKSFEQVKTVFLHPEPFSIENGLLTPTLKAKRAELSKYFRNQIDSLYENIQE